One genomic window of Diospyros lotus cultivar Yz01 chromosome 8, ASM1463336v1, whole genome shotgun sequence includes the following:
- the LOC127808942 gene encoding probable serine/threonine-protein kinase At1g09600: protein MGCICSKEYSIEDCAGDAENEKEKSKSLVKVAPSKTEDIVVGIGNVSYDESVHTISQPVVPATMSSVPATKDEEKKTRIVERPKSGLHHRRATMDVVMNGGESTVSRIVSMPQGIIGEQVAAGWPSWLTSVAGEAIQGWLPRSADSFEKLEKIGQGTYSTVYRARDLKTRKIVAMKKVRFVNMDPESVRFMAREILILRKLDHPNVMKLECIVTSRMSGSLYLVFEYMEHDLAGLAASPKIKFTEPQIKCYVQQLLHGLEHCHSRGILHRDIKGSNLLVDNDGNLKIGDFGLANSFKPNQKQPLTSRVVTLWYRAPELLLGATDYDVTIDLWSVGCILAELFAGKPIMPGRTEVEQMHKIFKLCGSPSEEYWRKSKLPHATSFKPQHPYKRCVAETFKDFPSPALALIDVLLAIEPEHRGTAASALKNEFFTTKPFPCDPSSLPKFPPSKEIDVKFQQEEARRRKVEYVKGRGPESVRGPRPGKEVTPEFDAQGQEGQANSKCTSVRFNPLEDSGSGFPIDPPRGGGGRNGLSQSNSMLHPTALGSSRTRKAKDDDTGLIYRTGKGPDLRRQMSNIPLQALGSSKKDERMSAKELTGGCASNRRRIHYSGPLMPPGGNMEEMLREHERQIQEAVRKARLDKSRTQKDF from the exons ATGGGCTGCATTTGCTCAAAAGAATACAGTATAGAAGATTGTGCCGGCGATGCTGAAAACGAGAAAGAGAAAAGCAAATCTTTAGTTAAGGTTGCTCCTTCAAAGACTGAGGATATAGTTGTGGGAATAGGCAATGTTAGTTATGATGAGTCTGTGCACACAATATCTCAGCCGGTTGTACCGGCAACTATGAGCTCTGTACCAGCTACAAAggatgaagagaagaaaacaaGGATTGTCGAGAGGCCCAAAAGTGGTCTCCATCATAGACGAGCTACGATGGATGTGGTAATGAATGGAGGAGAATCCACAGTGTCTCGGATTGTTAGCATGCCACAAGGCATCATAGGAGAACAGGTCGCTGCCGGATGGCCATCCTGGCTAACTTCAGTAGCTGGAGAGGCCATCCAGGGGTGGCTTCCTCGAAGTGCTGATTCTTTTGAGAAGTTAGAAAAG ATTGGACAAGGAACTTATAGCACTGTATATAGGGCACGTGACCTAAAAACCAGAAAAATTGTTGCAATGAAGAAAGTACGATTTGTAAATATGGATCCAGAGAGTGTTCGTTTTATGGCTAGAGAAATACTTATCTTACGTAAACTGGACCATCCAAATGTAATGAAGCTTGAGTGTATAGTCACTTCGAGGATGTCAGGCAGCTTGTACCTTGTATTTGAATACATGGAGCATGATCTTGCTGGTCTTGCAGCATCACCTAAGATCAAGTTCACGGAACCACAG ATTAAATGCTATGTGCAACAATTGCTTCATGGACTTGAACATTGTCATAGTCGTGGAATTCTGCATCGAGACATCAAGGGTTCTAATCTGCTTGTTGACAATGATGGAAATCTGAAGATTGGGGACTTTGGCCTGGCAAACTCTTTCAAGCCTAATCAAAAGCAGCCATTGACCAGTCGTGTCGTAACTCTATGGTATAGGGCTCCTGAGCTTTTGCTTGGTGCTACAGATTATGACGTTACCATTGATCTCTGGAGTGTTGGTTGCATCCTTGCAGAATTATTTGCGGGAAAGCCAATCATGCCCGGGAGAACAGAG GTTGAGCAGATGCATAAAATTTTCAAGCTTTGTGGATCACCTTCAGAGGAATACTGGAGGAAATCAAAATTGCCACATGCTACTAGTTTTAAACCCCAGCATCCTTACAAGCGCTGTGTTGCTGAGACATTCAAGGACTTCCCTTCTCCAGCTTTGGCTCTTATCGATGTCCTTCTTGCAATAGAACCAGAGCACCGTGGTACTGCTGCTTCTGCACTTAAAAATGAG TTCTTCACAACGAAGCCTTTCCCTTGTGACCCGTCTAGTTTACCAAAATTTCCTCCGAGCAAGGAGATTGATGTGAAGTTTCAACAGGAGGAAGCAAGAAG GAGAAAGGTCGAGTATGTGAAAGGGCGTGGACCTGAGTCAGTGAGGGGTCCAAGACCAGGGAAGGAAGTGACACCAGAATTCGATGCTCAGGGACAG GAGGGACAGGCAAATTCGAAATGTACCAGCGTTAGATTCAACCCTCTGGAGGATAGTGGTTCAGGCTTCCCAATTGACCCGCCGAGGGGTGGTGGTGGACGAAATGGCCTCTCCCAATCCAACTCAATGCTTCACCCAACTGCACTAGGATCTTCACGGACAAGAAAGGCAAAAGATGACGATACCGGCCTTATTTATCGCACGGGGAAAGGGCCGGATCTGAGGAGACAGATGTCAAACATCCCTCTGCAAGCATTGGGTTCCTCCAAGAAGGATGAGAGGATGAGTGCAAAGGAGCTGACG GGGGGGTGTGCGTCGAATAGAAGAAGAATCCATTACTCGGGACCTCTGATGCCTCCTGGCGGGAACATGGAAGAGATGTTACGCGAGCACGAGAGACAGATTCAAGAGGCAGTCCGGAAGGCACGCCTCGACAAGTCTAGGACGCAGAAGGACTTCTGA